A stretch of Pseudomonas taetrolens DNA encodes these proteins:
- a CDS encoding DsbA family protein: protein MTATPVLHYIYDPLCGWCYGAKPLIDVARGILPVVAHGGGMMTGAQRQPVSAQLRDYVMPHDLRIAQYTGQPFGEAYFEGLLRDTTAVFDSAPPTTAVLAAEQLGGRGLEMLGRLQTAHYEKGRRIADNDVLMAVAVEMGLEADAFRTAYDAMSGEVTLAHFKTSRQLLSKVGGQGFPTVVLEQSGQYQVIDLGPYLGKPEAFAAWLRQREGVSAEREGVCAPVCGLDGCQ, encoded by the coding sequence ATGACTGCTACACCCGTCCTGCATTACATCTACGATCCCCTGTGTGGTTGGTGCTATGGCGCCAAGCCATTGATCGACGTGGCACGCGGCATTTTGCCGGTCGTTGCCCACGGCGGCGGGATGATGACCGGCGCGCAACGCCAGCCGGTGTCTGCGCAACTGCGCGACTACGTGATGCCTCACGATCTGCGTATCGCGCAGTACACCGGGCAGCCCTTTGGCGAGGCGTATTTCGAGGGTTTATTGCGCGACACCACGGCGGTGTTTGATTCGGCGCCGCCGACCACTGCGGTGCTGGCCGCTGAACAGCTGGGCGGACGTGGCCTTGAGATGCTGGGGCGTTTGCAAACGGCGCATTACGAAAAAGGGCGGCGCATTGCCGATAACGACGTGCTGATGGCGGTGGCTGTTGAGATGGGGCTGGAGGCCGACGCATTTCGAACGGCATACGATGCGATGAGTGGTGAGGTGACCCTGGCGCACTTCAAGACCAGTCGTCAGCTGTTGTCAAAGGTCGGTGGCCAGGGCTTTCCGACGGTCGTACTGGAACAGTCCGGGCAGTATCAAGTCATCGACCTGGGACCCTATCTGGGCAAGCCCGAAGCGTTTGCTGCCTGGCTGCGCCAGCGCGAAGGCGTAAGCGCAGAACGCGAAGGTGTATGCGCGCCAGTCTGCGGTCTGGATGGCTGCCAGTAA
- a CDS encoding TonB-dependent receptor, with amino-acid sequence MLSPRRLTPLNLGLCALLYAGFGTAATVLPELSINASEAEADDPRVKDVTTATRTSTPARYVPQAIDSVKTSNVLDYGINSLGEALSGIPNVSSTADTRFDSLRIRGFDASNDFYLDGIRDDSQYVRDLHNIERIEVLKGPAAVLYGRGSQGGIINRVSKMPQFGRQSSVQAQGGSEDLRSLYADLSADPSDTVSLRLNMGNEDKNSFRDHVSGNRQLFAPSISWQITPDLNWLVQYEYSRYNRTPDRGIPSINGRPADVSRGTSYGGQNDFIDDKTQNLRSRLSYELSDNWQLRHTLGVFKLDSQFENTYLTGYDPIINKVNRQSWQQDMSTRNIFNNIEIEGGFDTFGLEHRLLTGLEIGNQRRDPKLYSAKGVPAVDVYNPDRHLRPTGPMLISSDNHTEVESQGLYVQDQIRLNDQWQVLAGLRYDRFDIESTNNLKEISEERKSHSTSPRLGVVWTPLENHSFYASWTKTFSPAGGGLIGITPGAAGNTNDLSPELTKQKEVGVKSDWMGDRLSTTLAVYELELYNRRTKDPDDPTITLLSGLQRSRGIELTANGKLGGNWYMRGGIGLQDATVVKDNNGFEGKRINGVAKHNGSLFITWKPEMGWYAETGLTLVGQRYADNLNTVVLSGYGRWDALAGYREKDWDVRGALTNLTDRDYYASATSASQIMPGEPRSLVMTGTYRF; translated from the coding sequence ATGCTTTCCCCTCGCCGTTTAACGCCCTTGAATCTGGGGCTGTGCGCCTTGCTGTACGCCGGATTCGGCACCGCTGCTACCGTGCTTCCCGAACTGTCGATCAATGCCAGCGAAGCCGAGGCCGATGACCCTCGGGTCAAAGACGTCACCACCGCCACCCGCACGTCAACTCCGGCGCGCTATGTACCGCAAGCCATCGATTCCGTGAAAACCAGCAACGTACTCGATTACGGGATCAACAGTCTGGGCGAAGCCCTGAGCGGGATCCCCAACGTCAGCAGCACCGCCGATACCCGCTTCGACAGCCTGCGCATTCGTGGTTTTGACGCCAGCAACGACTTTTATCTCGATGGCATTCGCGACGACAGTCAATACGTGCGCGACCTGCATAACATCGAGCGCATTGAGGTGCTTAAAGGGCCTGCGGCCGTGTTGTATGGCCGGGGCAGTCAGGGCGGGATCATCAACCGCGTCAGCAAAATGCCGCAATTCGGGCGTCAGTCGAGTGTTCAGGCCCAGGGAGGCAGCGAAGATTTGCGCAGCCTGTACGCCGACCTTAGCGCGGACCCGAGCGACACCGTCAGCCTGCGCCTGAACATGGGCAATGAAGACAAGAACAGTTTTCGCGATCATGTCAGCGGCAATCGCCAGCTTTTTGCACCCTCGATAAGCTGGCAAATTACCCCGGATCTGAACTGGCTGGTGCAGTACGAATACAGCCGCTACAACCGTACCCCTGATCGCGGTATCCCGAGCATCAACGGACGTCCCGCCGATGTCAGCCGTGGCACGTCGTACGGCGGGCAAAACGACTTTATCGATGACAAAACCCAGAACCTGCGCTCGCGCCTGAGCTATGAATTAAGCGACAACTGGCAGCTGCGTCATACCCTGGGCGTATTCAAGCTCGACAGTCAGTTCGAAAACACCTACCTGACCGGCTACGACCCCATCATCAACAAGGTCAATCGCCAGAGCTGGCAGCAGGACATGAGCACCCGCAACATCTTTAATAACATCGAGATCGAAGGCGGCTTTGACACGTTCGGCCTGGAGCACCGCTTGCTGACAGGGCTGGAAATCGGCAACCAGCGTCGCGATCCGAAGCTCTACAGCGCCAAGGGCGTACCGGCGGTCGATGTATATAACCCTGACCGCCACCTGCGCCCAACCGGGCCGATGCTGATATCCAGCGATAACCACACTGAAGTCGAAAGCCAGGGCCTGTACGTTCAGGATCAGATTCGCCTCAACGATCAATGGCAGGTGCTCGCCGGCTTGCGGTATGACCGCTTTGATATCGAGTCCACCAACAACCTGAAAGAAATCTCTGAAGAGCGTAAAAGCCACAGCACCAGCCCGCGTCTGGGTGTGGTCTGGACCCCGCTGGAAAATCACTCGTTTTACGCGTCGTGGACAAAAACGTTCTCCCCGGCAGGCGGTGGCTTGATCGGCATCACCCCGGGAGCTGCCGGCAACACCAATGACCTGAGCCCGGAGCTGACCAAGCAGAAAGAGGTCGGAGTGAAAAGCGACTGGATGGGGGATCGCCTGAGTACCACCCTGGCCGTGTATGAGCTGGAACTCTACAACCGTCGCACCAAGGACCCGGATGATCCGACCATCACCCTGCTTTCCGGGCTGCAACGCTCGCGCGGTATTGAGCTGACGGCCAACGGCAAACTCGGTGGCAACTGGTACATGCGCGGCGGCATAGGCCTGCAGGACGCAACCGTGGTCAAGGACAACAATGGTTTCGAAGGCAAACGCATCAACGGAGTGGCCAAGCACAATGGCAGCCTGTTTATTACCTGGAAACCGGAAATGGGCTGGTACGCCGAAACGGGCCTGACGCTGGTGGGGCAGCGTTATGCCGACAACCTGAACACTGTCGTCTTGTCGGGTTACGGGCGCTGGGATGCGCTGGCGGGCTATCGCGAAAAAGACTGGGATGTGAGGGGTGCGCTGACCAACCTGACCGACCGTGATTACTATGCCTCGGCCACCAGTGCATCACAGATCATGCCGGGCGAACCGCGCAGCCTGGTGATGACGGGTACGTACAGATTCTAA
- the aguA gene encoding agmatine deiminase has product MTTLHSSPRADGFYMPAEWAAQTQTWMIWPERPDNWRLGGKPAQAAHAAVAKAIARFEPVTVGVSAGQYENARAQLDVPNIRVVEMSSDDAWVRDSGPTFVINDSGEVRGVNWDFNAWGGFDGGLYAPWNRDQQVASKVLEIERCPRYYTEGFVLEGGSIHVDGEGTLITTAECLMNRNRNPHLSREEIEDVLRMQLAVDKIIWLPDGLFNDETDGHVDNFCCYVRPGEVLLAWTDDELDPNYGRCQAAMNVLRNSTDAKGRPFVVHKMPIPGPMYATQEECDGVDKVAGSQDRNPSERLAGSYVNFLIVNGGLIAPSFDDPMDAEAKSILQNLFPDHEVVMVPGRELLLGGGNIHCLTQQQPAPHKA; this is encoded by the coding sequence ATGACCACTTTGCATAGTTCGCCGCGCGCTGACGGTTTTTACATGCCGGCTGAATGGGCTGCACAGACCCAGACCTGGATGATCTGGCCAGAGCGTCCGGACAACTGGCGCTTGGGTGGCAAACCCGCACAGGCAGCGCACGCCGCTGTGGCCAAGGCCATTGCGCGCTTTGAGCCGGTGACCGTAGGTGTCTCGGCCGGCCAGTACGAAAACGCCCGTGCCCAACTCGACGTGCCGAATATTCGCGTGGTCGAAATGTCCAGTGACGACGCGTGGGTCCGTGACAGCGGACCGACCTTCGTGATCAACGACAGCGGTGAAGTGCGTGGCGTGAATTGGGATTTCAATGCGTGGGGCGGCTTTGACGGCGGCTTGTACGCGCCGTGGAACCGCGATCAACAAGTGGCCAGCAAGGTACTGGAGATCGAGCGTTGCCCGCGCTACTACACCGAAGGTTTTGTGCTCGAAGGCGGTTCGATCCATGTGGATGGCGAAGGCACGCTGATCACCACGGCCGAGTGCCTGATGAACCGCAATCGCAACCCGCACCTGTCTCGTGAAGAGATCGAAGACGTGCTGCGCATGCAGTTGGCTGTGGATAAGATCATCTGGCTGCCGGACGGCTTGTTCAACGACGAAACCGACGGCCATGTGGATAACTTCTGCTGCTATGTGCGTCCGGGTGAAGTGTTGCTGGCCTGGACCGATGACGAACTCGATCCGAACTACGGGCGCTGCCAGGCGGCCATGAACGTGCTGCGCAACAGCACTGACGCCAAGGGTCGGCCGTTCGTGGTGCATAAAATGCCCATTCCGGGGCCGATGTACGCCACTCAAGAAGAGTGTGATGGCGTGGACAAGGTCGCCGGTAGCCAGGACCGCAATCCGTCGGAACGCCTGGCCGGCTCTTATGTGAACTTCCTGATCGTCAACGGCGGGCTGATTGCACCGAGCTTTGACGACCCGATGGACGCCGAAGCCAAGAGCATCCTGCAAAACCTCTTCCCGGACCATGAAGTGGTCATGGTCCCGGGCCGTGAACTGTTGCTGGGCGGTGGCAATATCCATTGCCTGACCCAGCAACAGCCCGCGCCGCACAAGGCGTAA